TGCGGCTGTTATTCCAAACGGCAGACAGTTCCAGGCggaggggaaaagaaaacatcgaATCAGTCACCATCGAATCAGCCATCAAATCAGCAAACGAATCAGCCAGCAAATAGACAAAACAACCCTCGGAAAGTCAATGCTAGAGGAGTATACATCGTGAACCACATCGCTAACCATTCCAGCAACCGAAAGTACGTGCCTACTTTGATCAACGGCGTGGCTACCAGGCTCCAACTGGACACAGCAAGCGATATCACGGTGATATCAAAGCAAACCTGGAACAACTTGGGTAACCCTTCAATCATCAAACCGACGATCCAAGCAATCAACGCGTCGGGCAAACCACTTCATCTGATGGGTGAGTTCCAGTGCGACGTCAGCATCAACGGAAAAACTGCTAGAGGCAGATGTTTCGTCACGACGACTGCCAACCTCAACCTTCTCGGCATCGACTGGATTGACCTGTTCAAGCTGTGGTCAGTTCCTCTCGACTCTGTTTGCAATCAAGTAACGACGAAGTCGATCGATCAGCAGATTAGTGAATTTCGAGCAAAGCATGCAAATGTTTTCAATGATTCACTGGGACACTGCAGGAAATTGAAGGTAAAGCTTTTTCTCAAACCAAATGCTAAACCTATTTTCTGTCCAAAGCGCCCAGTTCCTTTCAACACCATTCCATTGGTCGATGCTGAACTCACACGGTTACAATCATTGGGCATCCTCGAACCTGTCGATTTCTCCGAATGGGCTGCTCCCATCGTGGCAGTGCGCAAACCTAACGGTCGAGTGCGCATATGTGCAGACTACTCGACGGGGCTAAACGAGGCGTTGGAACCAAATCACTATCCGCTTCCGACGCCAGAGGAAATTTTCGCCCAACTCAACGGCAGCACCGTTTTCAGCATCGTCGATCTTTCTGATGCGTATCTGCAGCTTGAGGTGGATGACGACTCCAAGAAGCTGCTCACAATCAACACGCATCGAGGATTGTTCCGGTTCAATCGCCTGGCTCCCGGAGTGAAATCTGCGCCGGGCGTATTCCAACGTGTGGTGGATGGAATGATAGCAGACATACCTGGTGTCCGCTCTTTCATCGATGATGTCATCGTGTTTGGAAAGGACATCAGCTCACACGCAACGTCACTCAACCTACTCTTCCAGCGGCTCAAAGAGTATGGTTTTCACGTGAAGGCTGAGAAGTGTCATTTCTTTCAATCACAACTCGGCTATTTGGGGCACATTGTGGACAAACAAGGCATTCGTCCAGACCCCGAGAAAGTGAAGGCTATCGCTGCACTCCCACCGCCAACTAACGTTCCCGAGCTTCGATCGTACCTGGGTGCGGTCAACTTCTACGGTAGGTTCGTGCGCAACATTCACGAATTGCGGCATCCAATGGACCAGCTGTTGAAGAAGGACGTGAAATGGCAGTGGACATCGGCATGCCAACAGGCTTTCGACCAGTTCAAAAGGACGCTTCAATCAAACCTGCTGCTAATGCATTACGACCCTAAGCTTCCAATCATCGTGGCTGCGGATGCATCAAGCACAGGCATCGGGGCAGTCATCTTTCACCAGTTCCCTGATGGCAGCATGAAGGCAGTACAACACGCTTCGAGGACGCTCGCACCTGCGGAGCGTAATTATGGACAACCAGAGAAGGAAGCGCTTGCGTTGGTCTATGCAGTGACCAAATTCCACAAGTATTTGTTGGGACGCCATTTCACACTGCTGACTGACCACAAGCCACTACTTTCCATCTTCGGTTCTAAGAAGGGGATTCCCCTACACACTGCGAACCGACTACAACGGTGGGCTCTCACGATGCTGAATTACGACTTCGAGATTCAGCATGTATCCACCAACGAATTCGGATGTGCAGATCTGTTGTCCCGACTGATCGACCAGACCATCCAACCCGAAGAAGAATATGTTATCGCTGCGCTGAGCCTTGAGGAAGATTTGGTAAGCATTCTTGCTGACACAACAGAAAAGGTTCCTGTTTCATTCGCAGCATTGCAAAAGGCTACAACAACCGACGCCACACTCCAATCTGTTGCTCAACACATACGCGACGGATGGCCCAGCTGCTCCAAGAACCTTTCCGCTGCAGTTCAACCGTATTTTCTACGACGGGAATCGCTCAGCATGATTGACGGATGTGTCATGTTCGGCAACAGAGTCATCGTTCCGGCCCAGTTTCGACGAAGGATCCTGCAACAATTTCATCGAGGCCATCCGGGAATTGTTCGGATGAAGGCAATTGCACGAAGCTTTGTGTACTGGCCTGGCATCGATAACGAAATTGAGAATTTCGTAAAACGCTGCAATCCGTGTTCGACTGCTGGCAAGACTCCCACCAAGACCACGTTGGAATCTTGGCCAGTACCTACCAAACCATGGTCGAGGATCCATATCGACTACGCAGGTCCGGTAGATGGAGTTTACTTCCTGATCATAGCGGATCCCTACTCCAAGTGGCCTGAGGTATACAtgaccaaaacaacaacagcgaaaGCCACGATCAAATTGCTGAAGCAATCATTCGCAACATTCGGAGTTCCGGAAGTAATCGTTTCGGACAACGGCACCCAGTTTTCAAGCCACGAATTCCTGACGTTCTGCACTAGTGAAGGTATTCGACACATTCGAATTGCTCCATACCATCCACAATCTAACAGTCTTGCTGAAAGATTTGTGGACACGTTGAAAAGAAGCCTTCGGAAAATTCGTTCGGGGGGAGAGACGCTCGAAGAAGCTTTAGTCACTTTCTTACAAGTGTACCGCTCCACTCCTTCCAGTGATCTGGGTGGAAAATCCCCGGCTGAATTGATGTTCAATAGACCTCTTCGTACTGTTTCCGCATTGCTACGGCCAACCACAAGTGAAGATGGTCACACAGTGCGAAGAGATAGAACATTGCAGAACGATGCGTTCAACCGCAAGCACGGGGCTGTCAAGAGAAGTTTTAAGCACGGAGAATCGGTTTACGTAAAGGTTCATCAAGCAAATTCTTGGCAATGGAAACCTGGCACCATAATTGAAAAGATCGGTTCTGTCAACTACAACATTTTCCTTGAGGATCAACAACGACTGATAAGATCGCATGCCAACCAGCTCAAGTCGCGCTTCACCGAAACCAGCCAACATACCGATCAGTCTACTCCACTATCTATCTTTTTCGACAATTTCGGCCTACAATTTCCTGTTGAAGTACCATCAACCGAAATTTATGTAAATGTTGATTCACAGGATGAAGAAGCAGTAGCCGTCAGCCAGAGCAACTCCTTCTTAACAGAAGATATTTCAGAAGATGACCACGAAAACAGCGACGGTTCAATGGTCGAACCAGTAGACAACGAACAAACTCCTGTACCAGTAGAACTAAGCGAACAGGCAACATCCACAATGGACAGACCGCGACGAACAATCCAACTTCCTGCTCGTTTCAAGCCCTATTGGATGTTCAAACCTTAAGGGGGGAAATGTTGGATCCCAGTTACCACTGGGATAATGGAACACATAGCAACACTTAGAAAGCATAGCAACCATGCGGTATAAAAGGAGCCGATAGCTCATCACCGCTTTACTCTGAAGTTGAATTTCAAATACAAAACTTTAACTTGAACCTGTGTGTAATAGTCCGAGTAGTTCGGACATATCAAAAAGCTATTCTATTCTTAATTCCCCGTTGTGATACGACCTTCAATGAATAAAATGTTACATAACGAGCAATATGAGTGTTCATGGTACATTTTTTGGTGCCGATGTGTAATTAAGATCACAATCGGTTTGCATTGAGAATTTcgctttaaatttgattttcgctTTGGCAAAACAGAGTTCCAATACTTCTTCACGGAGGCGAGAGGTGGCGTTTCTCCTGCCAATATCTGCTTCTCagaggtattttttttttgattacaGATGTAGTGTGCAAGTGTTGTAGATTTAAAGCCAATAAATTTGTGGACATAGTTAATTGCAtcaaaactatttgttttttcaacCGTTTTTTGTTAAATCACTAGGCATTCCTAGGCCGAGAAGCGCACAAGGGTTTTGCCAAAATGGTGCTAGTCTCCTAATATTTCACTTAGCCAATTAGCGAAATTGAAAGGTGTCAGTATCTGTTGAAAGGTGTAGTATCAGTAACTGAGACAAGTCTGTCCTTAATCGAATGGGAGGCGTCAGGTAAAAAGTGCGGTCAttagtaaattttgatttttttttcgaaaatagTCTAGAACACACTATGTGGTGGGTTATTAGCTCTGGTTTTGGTAGCTATGATGAAAGGAGGTTTCTATAGAGATTGAAACATAAAGGGTTATGGTTTGAGGACTGTGTTAGAGTTGCTAAGTAACTTTGGACTCCCTAACTGTTGCACATGAAGATTTTACAAGGTACGCTTGAGGGACCAAATTGTAGTAATTTATAGACCTTGTTTAAGATGCGAAATTTCTGCGAATGATTTCTAATATTTGGAAATAATTCGCGAatttttttgcgaaaaatgttttctgaATGCTTAAAAATAATCGATGTCCCGTTTTTTCATCAGTTTTCATCAGGTCAGCCTACGGACACACGGCCTTCGTTGGAGGATGTGACACTTATTGCATCGCTCATCGAAACTGACTGCTGCTGACTGACGACCCGGAAAGCTCAGCAGGTATCCCCATTTGCAGGTCTCTGCCTCTCGCATGTGTACGCGTGTACGGTGTGGGGCATGTTACACCCAATTTGATGTCTATTTTTCAACGGAACAACACATCAAACAGAATAAAGCTGATCTAGTTGAACAATCAAAATTATATGCTCGAGTTTTTGTTACACAATATTTATTACACCACTACTCATTAGTTTCCATTACAAGTTTCAGCCCAAAAggcacattttaattaatgtatCTTAAATTGTTTGACTTGGCGCCGGTTAGGGTCAACACGCCGGATCATTTGTTTCCTACttcaaacagcaaaacattgACAACTGGGAATAATGTATCGATTTCAAAGAACGATGTGGGCATACAGTTTTGTACGTATTTGCCACCACAGGTACATTCATAAAGTGATACCTGGAATGCgtcagatgtttttttttaaatttttaatgagTGACAAAGTACATTCTGCTAACGTGTGTGAAATTAATAGCCGATcgcttttatttgtttatttattttttcacagaAATAGCTCAGCCAAACAAGGAAATATCCCGGCTGCCATCGGGCATTggtttgaattatttcaaaattgtATTTCCACACCCGACTGACTGCCGATCGAACCGTGAGCACGGGGAGACGTTGCTACCTCAGGTGCCAAAAAGCGCCGCCAGTGTTGTACCGTGGAGTAAATATCTTCTTACGCGGTATTTATGTTTTGGGGTTTTAATGGGggttttaacttttttttttgctttttaccaGCGTTTGGTATAAATTTggtattttcatttgcatgaaaCAATTATTTGCGTTTTGCcacttttattaaaaatgtttatgaTATACTTAACAAGGCTACCATTCTACACctttacactgttttccgTGTCAATTTTAATGTTAACGCCATTATTCAACAAGCGCAAGAGTTTTTTTCAACAGTCCAGCTGTCACATGtaatgacagctgttgaaacacATCTAGAAAGTTTTGAATAATGCTATTTACATTGAAAACTGAGCCGGAAATCAGTGTATTTTCGCAATTAAGATGTCGCACTAGCAGAGATCAGGTTTGAAAACGTTGCGCCCAACGTTTTCAAAAGCTCAACTGATTATTCAACTTTATTGACCTCTTTCAACATCTTCCATCATTTCGCCATAACTGATAAGAAGGATAAattctttttcaattttcacgtCTTTATTAATACTAAAGCCCCAATTACAGTTCCTGTGAAAATGAACGAacatttttgggtttttgctatatttcattaaaaatttatCAGAATATGGCTTATCCTACACTAGTACAAAGAATCTTCAATTTCCCGACTATTGAGGCTTTAAAACATATTGTGCGTAATAGAATAAATGCCTTTCCTTATGCTTCCCGGTTTTGGTGAcggtgaaaaaataatggtaaGCGGGTAATCACAcggaaatgcatttaattcaatattttaatatgttttattgtcGAACATTTCAATAGCCTTTCTTTACGTGTACGATAAGCCATATtctgataaatatttaatgaaaaatagcacacacaaaaagcaaaatttcACCTTCCCTTTCACGCAAGTTCTAAAGCGACCGTAAGCATTGAAAAACAACCCAAATTTACTCGTGAAAAAAACCTGTTTTAAAATACCCGGTTTGGTACATCCCTGACAGCAGCAGATGCGTCAATTAGGTGTCAGCTCATCGCTTTCGCCGAGACAGAGCAAAGCGCCAACAGGAGGAGCAACGAATGCGTATGTAAcggatttaatttttattgaattttaatgatCACCCGATTACACTTTCCCGATAgagatttgcttttttttttgatttacAACGTATTAAATTGCACAAAAAACGCCTCCACTTCGTCACTGCACCGATGCGTAATGGGCAATGCTGGCGATGCAGggtaaaaaggtaaaattttaatatcatTAACCCACCGTGCTGGATTGACCTGCTGGAAGGACGGCCAACATCGCCAAGCGTGATGGTTTTGCTCGACCAAATCGACAAATGAAGCGTTCCGCTTAATTGTGGCAATATGTACCTAGAGCGACGTATATACTACGCACTACGTAGACAGGCGGAGAGCAAACGTTGCTCTAGCTAAGCAACCGAGCGGTATTAAAGCAGAGCCCGACACTTGCGATGCGATGAGTTTGTACCAGCGGTAATGAATCCACCGTTCCCGTGGGGCCCGCCCCACCGTTCCCTGGCACGTCCGTCAACACGGGCACGGCACAGCACAGCTAATCGAATCAACCAGCCCAGCCCAGCCAGCCCTGCCAGCGCCGAACAAGGTGTCAAATCGCACCAGCGTAGTAGCGTGCGCGTAGGAAATACTTTCATTAGCAGCTAATTAAAATTCGAAGCCATATCGTTGCCTTCGTTCCGGGGCGATGTTTCTGCCGGCTTACGGCAAATTGAAGGCCCAACTGGCAGGACACAATCAGCAGGTTTGCAGGCTCTCAGGTGTAGCTGCGAGCGATTGCAACAGAGCGTCTTCGCACACTTTCTTCGCGCCATGCCTCCTGCCATGCTTACGGTTGCTGTGGGTGCAGCCAATCGTGCTGCTGAGTGCATTCCAGCAATCCCTCTTTGCCCGCGCACGCTCCACACATGATTGAGTCCATTCCATTGGGAATTGGAACGCGCACAGTCGCTTCTGAACCCGGGATTCACCCGCTTTTCAACGTTCAAGACACGATCAAGGTTTTATCTCCGATACATTAATAATTTAGCAGGAGCCGGCAGGCAGGCAACAACAAGACAACAAACAACCACGATGACGGCCCGATGATGATGTAATTTGTGTGCAAATGGATTTCGGGAAGGGTTTCGAGGTTGAAAAGTTTCGCCCTTTCGCCGCTCATCGCCGTAATTGTGCTCGCGGTACAATTTTTGCATCGAAATTGATGCTGCCCGGTGACCGCAGCGTAAAAGGTTTTTCTTACAGCATTTCACTGAAACGGACCCAAAGCACCGCCGGGGGGCCGCACCggtgtaatgtaatgtaaacCGCTCAAACGAAGATGCTTTTAGTCAGCTTTCATATTCCCGCCGCCATCCCGCCAAAGTGCACGATTACGTAGCACATAGTCAGGTTCTTTTAAAGCACTGGACACGCGAATCTAATCAAAAGAAGGTAAAACTACAATAAGGTTCGTGGCGCAATGTTGAAATTGCTGTGAAAACTGCTCAGGTCAGGACACTGACTGAACAATGATGCATTGTATGACAAAATTACTACATCCAAGCAGTAGAAAAGCTGCTCCTGTTGCAGCAAGCGTTGTAAAAGCAGTCTTGCAATGCGCGTAGCCTACCTTTCAGGCGCACATCAACACTTTCGATTTGTTGCTAGAGAATTGGCAGCAatttatgtaatttaaaataaataaaaacaatcattttgtATCACATTCATCCATGCAATCTTTGACACGTGAAAGGTACGGTACATCTGtaaagaaaaagtgaaaaactaGACGTCTCAGAAACCGAACCGTACATTCGGGCGGTATGTCTAAAAAGAAGCAATCATTTGATTGGTTTCGAGAAAATGATAGCTTGTAGCAGATTTTGTATGCACCCTCCCAACACTCCATTGCAGCAATGctttggtggaaaataaaaaaaatacaagtcgttgcaaaatgtaaaaatttcaatcaatttgcgGCTTGCCTACCTTTCAGGCGCACTGCCGCAAGCTACCAGGACCGAACAAGGCTCATTTTCACCCATTCACTTTGTCTCCGAATTGCCAATGTCAATCGCGTTCTACCGCAGCCAAGCGTAGAAGAGTTGCTCAAACCGGGGCTCAACCTGCTTCGAGATATTTCCCTGAGCGTCGCACGTAGCCGGTTGCCTCTCCCCCGCCCCATCCGTCCGGTGCTGATGATAGTTTTATGGCCTGCACAGTTATCGAAACGGTAATTGCGCTACAAACTGTGTCACGTTTACGACGCCAAGACGCCCGTCGACGAACGCAAAGAGGGGGAGAGCCCGCACGCTTATCGGGACGACAGCGAACGGAACGGACACGGAACGGACACGGAAAGCAACATGATAGCAGCGCGCCccattcaaacaaacattctTGCCGCCCCGAACGGTTGGATCTAATGTCTGGGAAAAGCTAAAACCCTGCTCCTTAGCGTGTGTCGCCCGACGTGACAGACCCGGGTTTTGTTGCGATGCAACAGAATGTGAAGCTATTACCGCACACCAGGCCGCTTCCTCCTTCCTTTCCGCACCGGTTTTTCGCCAGCGAGCGGGCGAGCCGTTGACGGTACATTGATTTCAGTTGTTCCGTCCTGTCGTCCAATGCTCATAAAAACTACTGTTCGACGATAAGTgtacaatgtgtgtgtgtgtgtgtgtgtgtgtgtgtgtggggggggtgtttttatttgtttcattttttcccccttttcattgtttttcctCCCGGCACCGGCCAATGTGCGAGTGACGAGCGCCTTTTTGTATGGCCGTGCCGACCGACCGGATGATGGCAAGCAGCATCGGTATGCCGCAAGCCGCGGAAGCTACCGTAGTGCCAATCGAATCGAACGCCCAGCCCTTTCATCGTCCGTCACGTTGCACCCGGAAACCACGGACCCGCAGCAAGcgaaaaggaataaaaataaacacgcCCGCGTCACGGCCGACGGCCACAGCGAGCGATGACGTTGCGACCGCATAACGGCCGTGATAAGGGAAGCGCAacccaaaaaaatatatataggTATAGGAGAATGTTTCCCATTGTTGGCAAGCGTtgaatgtttcgtttttcccGCCCGCTTGCTCGCGGGACCACAGTCTCAGAGCCGCGGGATGGTGCGACAATAAAAAGCGCGACACCGTCTTCTAATATGACACCAGCAGCACGCAGCTGGCCGAGTATTAGCCGTGGCCATAAAGCAATAGCGCTGCGCTACCCGCTGCTGTAATGATAGCAAACGGTTTGTGTGCCAACTGTGCCGTTAGCAGCCTTCCCCATCCCACCCTCCACCCTCCCTGTTGGAAGGATGTGTTTGATCACCCGATGAGTGTGTCATTGCCTCGCCAGCGCCAGCCGGATCCGTGGACCGTTCGCGTGGAAAATTCTAATGTCATTTAAACTGGCTTCATACGTcaggtgtgtgtctgtgtgtatgtgtgtgtctgtgtgtgtgtgtgtcgtcttTCTGATGACATTTCCATTTCCCATCAGCTCATTGCTACAtttcgttttatgtttttatttttttattttttgagtTCGTTGTTCCTCTCATCATGCTCTCATCAGTTACTGGTGTAATTCATCATGCGATGAGATGATGAGGcatggagagggggggggggttggagGAGGAGTGAAGCTGAAGAAGAACAAACAGACGGACAAGAAAGCATTTGATGGCGCTTGCCACCCGCCCCAGCTGCTCCTTGGTGCGAGCCTGAACGCTagctgttggtgtggaaaggTGATTTTGTTACGCGCGTTGCCTACTGGTAGGCGCCCCAAGAAAAGCACACCCCGAATGCcgcatttacagggttttccaagtcactttcgaatgtaaacattgttactTACCGCGTGCAAAATGTTAATCCCCATTAATCTTCCAtcgtaataatttttaatttctacggcaaaattttcaacacatcaatGGTCTTGCCAACGTTTTTTTCACCCCAGGCTTGAAGCTGCATCGTATCAAGATATGTacaacattttcatattttctctTCGCATGGCACATCCAACCAAAGCTAAACCTTCATCCTTTACATATTGGTACggtttttacaataaaatgcattaaaattcatgcaattcaagtgttgaaaatcatgctgaagaaattaaaaatcattatgctgaaaatgaaatatcacaGTTTTGTAGAATAACTTTTTGCTCGTCGAGAAAACCAATCTTTCACTCGAAAGTGACTTGTAAAACCCTGCAAGTACCATCCCAGTACCAAACTTTGTACCGCTGCTGTGGAGATGGGGCAGTGTAAGAGTAAAACATTAGCCGACATCTTGTTGAACCGCTACCGTCGTGATGAAAAATGTAGATATCATAGCGACAAACGAGCGAAAtaaaaccaccatcaccaccactgtTCAATACTTTTCAAGCTGGCTACGACCTCAAACGAGCGtgggcttctttttttatggtttGCAAACATAACACAAgtaccaaaagaaaaaaaaaacatcaaacacagcaaaaccatCGAGATTGTCGTTTGTTGATATCGCCCGCAACGCGAGCGACGGCAGCAAACGAAAGAAGATAATAAACCGTTCGACCCGACTGACTATTTGTCAAATTACGTTTGCTTGCTGCGGGGGCGAAGTAgcgaaagcgaacgaaacCATTGAATGTGTCctacccccccaccccccttccTGTTACCTTCAAAAAACCCGCCCCAACGTGCTGTCACGCTCCATCCTTAACGTTGCTCTGTTGCTTTCGCTAGCGCTCTTTCGCTCTACTGCTCACTTTCTTGTGTGTTGCATCTCGTTCTCGCTCGTG
The Anopheles arabiensis isolate DONGOLA chromosome X, AaraD3, whole genome shotgun sequence DNA segment above includes these coding regions:
- the LOC120905619 gene encoding uncharacterized protein K02A2.6-like, whose amino-acid sequence is MAELQQAILLMTELLQKLAQPNNTEQTLESLATNISEFSFDPENGITFEKWYSRYTDLFESDAKNLDDSAKVRLLLRKLDTPSHVRYVNFILPKLPKDVDFAGTVKILSQMFGTHTSIFNKRYQCLQLVKSEAEDIISYAGKVNRSCEDFDFKNMNIDQFKCLVFVSGLKGHAYADTRPRLLSRIECETAEAPVNLQTLINEYQRLVNLKEDTSMIERQSSSKQAVHVVQEKGSFHHPHTSKPEGKLPRTPCWQCGQMHFVRNCPFSEHQCKQCNRIGHKEGYCGCYSKRQTVPGGGEKKTSNQSPSNQPSNQQTNQPANRQNNPRKVNARGVYIVNHIANHSSNRKYVPTLINGVATRLQLDTASDITVISKQTWNNLGNPSIIKPTIQAINASGKPLHLMGEFQCDVSINGKTARGRCFVTTTANLNLLGIDWIDLFKLWSVPLDSVCNQVTTKSIDQQISEFRAKHANVFNDSLGHCRKLKRPVPFNTIPLVDAELTRLQSLGILEPVDFSEWAAPIVAVRKPNGRVRICADYSTGLNEALEPNHYPLPTPEEIFAQLNGSTVFSIVDLSDAYLQLEVDDDSKKLLTINTHRGLFRFNRLAPGVKSAPGVFQRVVDGMIADIPGVRSFIDDVIVFGKDISSHATSLNLLFQRLKEYGFHVKAEKCHFFQSQLGYLGHIVDKQGIRPDPEKVKAIAALPPPTNVPELRSYLGAVNFYGRFVRNIHELRHPMDQLLKKDVKWQWTSACQQAFDQFKRTLQSNLLLMHYDPKLPIIVAADASSTGIGAVIFHQFPDGSMKAVQHASRTLAPAERNYGQPEKEALALVYAVTKFHKYLLGRHFTLLTDHKPLLSIFGSKKGIPLHTANRLQRWALTMLNYDFEIQHVSTNEFGCADLLSRLIDQTIQPEEEYVIAALSLEEDLFYSTSSISFYSCANCYFCFVFLFLFLFLFLFLFLFLFLFLFLFLFLFLFLFLFLFLFLFLFLFLFLFLFLFLFLFLFLFLFLFLFLFLFLFLFLFLFLFLFLFLFLFLFLFLFLFLFLFLFLFLFLFLFLFLFLFLFLFLFLFLFLFLFLFLFLFLFLFLFLFLFLFLFLFLFLFLFLFLFLFLFLFLFLFLFLFLFLFLH